In Xenopus laevis strain J_2021 chromosome 2S, Xenopus_laevis_v10.1, whole genome shotgun sequence, a genomic segment contains:
- the rab9a.S gene encoding RAB9A, member RAS oncogene family S homeolog: MSTKSSLLKIILLGDGGVGKSSLMNRYVTNKFDTQLFHTIGVEFLNKELEVDGHMVTMQIWDTAGQERFRSLRTPFYRGSDCCLLTFSVDDSQSFQNLTNWKKEFIFYADVKDPDNFPLVVLGNKIDMTDRQVTVEEAQAWCRDNGNHPYFETSAKDATNVAAAFEEAVRRVLAIEDRSDQLMHTDTVNLQRKHKPSTACC, translated from the coding sequence ATGTCTACAAAATCCTCACTGCTGAAAATCATTCTTCTGGGAGATGGAGGAGTTGGAAAAAGTTCTCTCATGAATAGATACGTCACTAATAAGTTTGACACACAGTTATTCCACACAATAGGTGTTGAGTTCCTCAATAAAGAGCTGGAAGTGGATGGTCACATGGTAACAATGCAGATCTGGGACACTGCAGGCCAGGAGCGCTTTAGGAGCCTGAGAACCCCCTTTTACAGGGGATCCGATTGCTGTTTACTCACATTCAGTGTTGATGATTCTCAGAGTTTTCAAAACCTGACCAATTGGAAAAAGGAATTTATATTCTATGCAGATGTCAAAGACCCTGACAACTTTCCGCTTGTTGTCTTGGGAAACAAAATAGACATGACAGACCGCCAGGTGACAGTTGAAGAGGCCCAAGCCTGGTGTAGAGACAATGGAAATCATCCCTATTTTGAAACTAGCGCTAAAGATGCCACAAACGTTGCTGCAGCATTTGAAGAAGCTGTTAGGAGGGTTTTAGCCATAGAGGATAGATCCGATCAACTGATGCACACAGATACAGTTAACCTGCAAAGAAAACATAAGCCATCTACTGCTTGCTGTTGA